Below is a genomic region from Isosphaeraceae bacterium EP7.
GATGATCGACCGCTGGCGCGCCCTCGGCCACGCCCTGGACAAGGCTGGCACATGGACCGACGAACAGGCCGCCCTGGCGCTCGACCTCCTCGGCATCGCGCCCGAGCTGCGCGACCTGCCCGGTCCCCTCGATCCGACCGACGAAACAAGCCCCCTGGACCACCGCCAGGACCTCGTCGACGACCAGCTTGAACGGCTGCTCGGCCGCAAGGAGTCGGGCCTGGACGACATCGAAGAGGACGAGCGCGAGGCGGCCATCCTGGGCCTCTCCACCGGCGACGACCGGACGCTCAACCTGCTCCGTCGTTACGAGACCGCCAGCTTCCGCCGGATGAAGTGGGCCCTCGAATTGATGCACAAGGGCCGGTCCCGCCCCGTCGACCCCACGCCGAACCCGAAGTGGGACGACGACGCCCCCTCCTCGCGGAGCCCGTACCCGACGCCCGAGGAGGTCGAGCGGGGTCGTGCCAGGACCGCCGCAACCGTTGCAGAACGAACCCAATCGCCCCATGCCGTCGTGACAGAACGAACCCAACCGGGCCACGCCCCGTCGCACATCCCTCGGCTTGCGGCCTGCCTCGGCGACATTTCATTACCCTTCCTGAACGACCAGCCGGAGACGCGGGACGACGCACGGCCGCTCGGCCGCAACTCCAAGACCGGCAATCGGATCCAACGCCTGCGAGCCTCGCGCCGGCGGGCCGCCTTGCAGCAGTTGGCCGCCTGAGCACACGAAGAAACCCGTTTGCTCTTTGACAATTCGGACGGATCGAGCGACGACGGCGTCCGGAATCGGCCTGGAGCCTTTCTCCCGGTTCTGGTATGAGCCATCTGGAATGCGCGCGGGCTCCCCGGACAAGGATCGTCCCCCAGCCCCGGATCCACCCTTTGGGCAACTATCGCCAGCACGTCACGTTCGGCTGCGGCACCGGCATCGTGTACGGCCTGGGCGCCTATTTCTTCGGCCAGATCCACTGGATCTACGGGATCGTGGCCACGCTGCTCTCCACGCTGGGCGGGATGCTGCCCGACCTGGATAGCGACTCGGGCTCGGCCATGCGCGGGTTCACCGGCCTGATGGGCGTGATCGTCGCCATCGGCGTCTGGCACCGGCTGGCGATTATGGAACCGGTCCCCGCGTTCGAGTACCACCTGCTCGCGGTGATCATCGCCTACGTCTGCGTCCGCCACTTCCTCCAGCGGATCGTCGCAGGCCTGACCAAGCACCGGGGGATGAGCCACAGCTTTCCCACGTGCGCACTCTGGGGCACCATCTCGCTGCACTTCTACCCCACCGACAAGCCGATCATCAAGGTGATGATGGCCATCGCCCTGATGGCGGGCTTCTTCTCCCACCTGCTCCTGGACGAGATTTGCAGCGTCGACCTGCGGGGTGCGCGGGTGAACAAGGCGTTCGGCACGGCGATGAAGTTCTGGTCGAAGTCGATCATGAGCACCCTGGTCGTGTATGCCATGCTGAGCTACTCGACCTACACGCTGATCGAGCAGTGGCCCGAGGAGCCGTTGAACTTCGGCACCCGGGTCGACGCCCCGCTCTGGCGGTTCCACAAGCAAGACGACGGCGGCCACGCAGCCGAGAAGACGCTCGCCGCCACGCCTCCCGGACCGGCCCCCGGGCCGGCTCCCGCAAAGGCCAGGACGCCCCCCCGCCTTGCCCAATCCACCCCGACCCCGTCGCGTACCACGCCCGCGCCGGCGCCGAAACGCCCCGGCCGGACGCCTCAGACGCCCGCCGCCAGGCCGGAACGGGTGCTGGACCCGGCCGCGACACCCGCCCGAATTGGGGCGGCAGGCGGGCTCAAATCCCGTATACTCGACCCGATCAGGCCGTCGGACGGCCGCCCGTAGAAGGGTCCCATTTCAGTCGCCCCAGGACGTCAGGGAGTCGTGACCGATGCGCGTCGTTTCCTCCATGCTTTGCGCTTGCCTGCTGGCGCTTTCGGCCGCGTCCGCCCCCGCTCAGGCCCCCCCCGCCAAGGCCAAGGCCAAGCCCGCCGCCCCTGCCCCAGCGCAGGCCAAGCCTGCCGCGGCCCCCAAGCTGACCCCCCCCCAGACCGTCATCGCCACCGTCAACGGCGAGCCCATCACCGCCATCGAGCTGCGGGAATATCTCGACAAATTCCCGTTCGAGCTCGAGCCCGGCAAGGAGAAGGAAACCCTCGCCGAGTTCTTCAAGGTGGGCGCCAACATGATCGCCAACACCAAGCTCCTGAACCGCTACGTCATCAATCAGAAGGCCGTCGCCACCGAGAAGGAGATCGACGCCGAGGTCGAGCGCCTCAAGGCCGAGCTGAAGGCCGACGGTCAGGACCTCTTCAACGTCCTGGCCACCAACGACATCCCCATCGCCAAGCTGCGCGAGCAGATCGCCTCGGGCATCCGCTGGGCCAACTTCACCAAGCAGATGGCCACCGACGAGTTGCTCAAGAAGTACGTCGACGACAATAAAGACCTCTTCTACGGCTCCACCGTCAAGGCCAGCCACATCCTGCTGAAACTCCCCCCCGACGCCACGCCCGAGGTCAAGGAGCAGGCCAAGCAGAAGCTCCTCGGCATCAAGAAGCAGATCGAAGGGGGCCAGATCTCCTTCGCCGACGCCGCCAACAAGTTCTCCGAGGACGACGGCAACGTCGCCACCAAGAGCGGCGGCGACCTCGGCTACTTCCGCCGCCGCAACCAGTACATCGAGAAGTTCGCCGCCGCCGCCTTCGGCCTCAAGAAGGGCTCGATCTCCGACCCGGTCGAGACCGAGTACGGCCTTCACCTCATCCAGGTGAACGACCGCAAGGAAGGCAAGCCGATCGACTTCGAGCAGAACAAGGTCGCGATCTTCAACCAGTACGTCACCGACCTCCAGCAGCAGATCGTCGACAGCGAGCGCAAGACCGCCAAGATCGACATCAAGCCCGTCCCGCCCGACTTCTTCCCCCCCATCACGCCGCAGAACGTCGCTCCGGCGCCCGCCGCGGCCCCGGCCACCAAGCCCGCCGCCGCACAGCCCAAGCCGGCCGCCCCGAAGTGAACCCCGGATCGGACCGAACCTGACGCCGACGCGAAGGCCCGGGCCATCCACCAAGGATGGCCCGGGCCTGTTTGATGAACATTAAAGCGAACGTTGAATTCAGGAGCCCCGGCGAGGGTCGTCCCCGACCACCGAGACCACGCGGCCGCTCACCCGGAGCCGCCCCTCAGCGAACAGCTCGATCGCCTCGGGGAGCGCCTCGCACTCGGCCCCGAAGACCCGGGCGGCCAGAGTCTCGGCCGTGTCCTCCGCCCAGACCGGCACCGCACGCTGCACGATGATCGGCCCGGTGTCATACGTCTGGTCGGCGAAGTGGACCGTGCACCCCGAAACCTTCACCCCCGCCTCCACCGCCGCCTGGTGCACCGCCGCCCCGTGGAACCCCTTGCCGCAGAACGCGGGGATCAACGAGGGGTGGATGTTGATGACCCGGCCGGCATAGTCGTCGGGGATCTCGACCAAGGCCAGAAATCCGCCCAGCACCACCAGCTCGGCACCGGCCGCGCGGATCGGGTCGAAGACCTCGCGGCTGAACGCCTCCAGCGACTTCCCCGCCCGCAGCGCCACCGAGGCCGGCACCCCCGCCGCCTCGGCCCTGGCAATCGCCCCGATCCCCGCCTTGCTCCCCACGACGTGCACCACCCGGGCATCGAGCCGGCCGTCGCCGATCTGATCCAGGAGGTTCTGAAGCGTCGTCCCGCCCCCCGAGGCGCAGACCGCGACCTTGATCGGCCCGGTTCGCGGCTCTCGGGTCATCGCATCATCGGCCACGGATCAGCCCCCGGCCGGGAGCATGGCCACGACCCCGGCGCAACGGGCGCAGAGCGTCGGATGGGCCGGGTCCGAACCGACCGACTCACGCTGGTTCCAGCACCGCTCGCACTTCGGATGGGTCGACTTCTCGACCGTGACCAGGGGAAGATCGGCGTCCCCGCCGGTCCCGCTCGCCACCACCTTCACCTCGGAGACGATGAACAGCTCGGTCAGCAACTCGACGTCCGCCCGGGCTGCCGCGGCCCGCTCCTCGGTCGGGTAGGTCAGCGTGACTACCGCACCCTGCGAGCTGCCGATCAGCTTCTGGGCCCGCATCGGCTCGATCGACAGCGTCACCAGCTCGCGGAGGGCGAACAGCCGCTCCCAGCGGGATTTGAGCGCGGGGTCATCGAATGCCGGATCGGCCTCGGGCCAAGCGGCCAGGTGCACGCTCTCGGCCTTCTCGCCGTCGGTCGGCAGGAAGTCCCAGACCTCCTCGGCCGAGTGCGGGACGATCGGCGCGACCATCCGGACCAGGGCCCTCAGCACCCGGTCGAGTACGAACCGGGCCGCCCGCCTGGGCTCGCCGTCGGGGGCCTCGGCGTAGAGCCGATCCTTCAACACATCGAAATAGAGGCTCGACAGGCCGACTCCGCAGAACTCGTAGAGCCGCTGATAGGCCTTGTACAGCTCGAATCGCTCATAGGAGGCCGTCACATCCCGCACCACGTCGTTCAGGAGCCCGAGCGCCCAGCGGTCGACCTCCCGCAGCGCGGGCACTCCGGCCGAATCCCCGTCGAACCCGGCGTAGTCGTCCAGGTTGCCGAGCATGTATCGGAATGTGTTTCGAATCTTCCGGTAAGACTCCGACATCTCCTTGATGCCTGCCTCGCGGATCTTCACGTCGTCGGCATAGTCCATGCTGGCGATCAGCAGCCGGAGCACGTCGGCCCCATAAGTCTCGGTCGCCTTCACGGCCGAGATCGCGTTGCCGCCGCTCTTGGACATCTTCTCCCCCTTCTCGTCGAGGATGAACCCGTGCGTCAGCACGGCCTCGAAGGGGGCCCGGCCGGTCGTGCCGACCGCCGTCAGGATCGAAGACTGGAACCAGCCGCGGTGCTGGTCCGAGCCTTCCAGGTACAGATACGCCGGGAACCCCAGCCCGCGCCCTTCGTCGGACAGCACGGCCCGGTGGCTGCTGCCCGACTCGAACCAGACGTCAAGGATGTCACCCTGCTTGACGAACGACCCGCCGCCGCACTTCGGGCACGACGTCCCGGGGGGCAGCAGGCTCTCGGCCGGCTCGGTGTACCAGGCGTCGGCCCCCTTCTCGCGGACGATGTCCCGGACGTGCCGGACGCTCTCGGCCGTGAGGACCTGGGTGCCGCACCCTTCGCAGCCGAACGCCGGGATCGGCACGCCCCAGGCACGCTGGCGGCTGATGCACCAGTCGGGCCGGCCCGCCACCATCGACTCGATCCGGGTCCGGCCCCAGCCGGGGATCCACTTCACCCCGGCGATGGCCTCCATCGTTCGGCCGCGCAGGTCATTGCGGTCGACCCCGACGAACCACTGCTCGGTCGCCCGCTGGATCACCGGCTTCTTGCACCGCCAGCAATGGGGGTAACTATGCTTGAACGCGAATTCATGATAGAGCGCCCCGGCGGACCGGAGCATCTCGACCACGACCGGGTTCGCCGCGAAGACGTTCTTGCCCACCAGCTCGGGCGGGGCCTCGTCGGTGAACCGCCCGGCGGCGTCCACCGGGCTGATCGTCGGCAGGCCCAGGGCGCGGCAGACCTGGTAGTCCTCCACGCCGTGCCCGGGCGCGTTGTGCACCAGCCCCGTGCCGTCGTCCACGCTCACGTAGTCGGCCATGATCAAGGGGCCGGTGCGGTCGATGAAGACGTGGCGATACGTCGCCCCTTCCAGGTCTTTGCCCTTGCAGCGACCCAGCTCGACGACCTCCGTCACGCCGCGCAGGGCCATCACCTTCGACAGTAGCTCGACGGCCACGATGGCGTGGACCGGCCTGCCGTCGGCGGGGTCGGCGTAGCGCACGCCGGCGTAGTCGATCTTCGGGTTCAGGGCGATCGCGACGTTGCCCGGCAGGCTCCAGGGGGTCGTCGTCCAGATCATCGCATGCCAGGGACCTTCGCCCCAGGCGGCCGGCACGCCGGCGGTCATCGGGAAATTCACATAGACGCTGGTGCTGGTCTCGTCGCGATACTCAAGCTCGGCCTCGGCCAGCGCCGTCCGGTCCTGGATGCACCAGTGCAGCGGCTTGAGCTGGCGGAAGACCTCGTCGCGGGCCAGCAGGTCGGCCAGCACGTCGAGGACGCCCGCCTCATAGGCCGGGTTCAGGGTCAGGTACGGATTCTCGAAGTCGCCGCTGATCCCCAGCCGCCGGAACTGCCCTGTCTGCACGCCGACCCACTTCAGGGCCTCGACGCGGCAGAGGTCGCGGATCTCGGGGAAGCTCATCGTGGAGGCCTTCGAGCCCAGGTCCTTCATGACCTTGTGCTCGATCGGCAGCCCGTGGCAGTCCCAGCCCGGCACGTAGGGGCTGTCATACCCCTTCATGGTGAAGAACCTGACGATGACGTCCTTGAGCACCTTATTGAGAAGGTGACCCATGTGGATGTCGCCGTTGGCATAGGGGGGGCCGTCGTGCAGCACCCGCCTCTGCTTGCCCTTCCCGGCCTCCCGGATCTTGCCGTAGAGGCCGGTCTCCGCCCACCTTGCCTGGACCTTCGGCTCCCTGAGGTTCAGGTTCGCCTTCATCTCGAACCGGGTGACCGGCAGGTTCAAGGTGTCCTTGTACGGCTTCGCATTCGTCGACATGAAGCGCTCAATCTTTGGCTCGCGGCGAGTCCATCGCGGGCAATCCGGCCCGTCTCAGGCATCCAGCCGCTTCAAGACCTCGATCACCAGCGTCCTGAGCTTCCCCTCGGCCGTCTTGGCGACCTTGATAATCTCCTCGATGTTCGCCGGCTCCAGCGCATCGGGGAGGCAGAGGTCGGTCACGATCGAGAAGCCCAGCACCTTCAGGCCGGCGTGGACGGCCACCAGGACCTCGGGCACCGTCGACATGCCGACCACATCGGCGCCGATGGCCCGCAGGAACCGATA
It encodes:
- a CDS encoding metal-dependent hydrolase; its protein translation is MGNYRQHVTFGCGTGIVYGLGAYFFGQIHWIYGIVATLLSTLGGMLPDLDSDSGSAMRGFTGLMGVIVAIGVWHRLAIMEPVPAFEYHLLAVIIAYVCVRHFLQRIVAGLTKHRGMSHSFPTCALWGTISLHFYPTDKPIIKVMMAIALMAGFFSHLLLDEICSVDLRGARVNKAFGTAMKFWSKSIMSTLVVYAMLSYSTYTLIEQWPEEPLNFGTRVDAPLWRFHKQDDGGHAAEKTLAATPPGPAPGPAPAKARTPPRLAQSTPTPSRTTPAPAPKRPGRTPQTPAARPERVLDPAATPARIGAAGGLKSRILDPIRPSDGRP
- a CDS encoding peptidylprolyl isomerase, which gives rise to MRVVSSMLCACLLALSAASAPAQAPPAKAKAKPAAPAPAQAKPAAAPKLTPPQTVIATVNGEPITAIELREYLDKFPFELEPGKEKETLAEFFKVGANMIANTKLLNRYVINQKAVATEKEIDAEVERLKAELKADGQDLFNVLATNDIPIAKLREQIASGIRWANFTKQMATDELLKKYVDDNKDLFYGSTVKASHILLKLPPDATPEVKEQAKQKLLGIKKQIEGGQISFADAANKFSEDDGNVATKSGGDLGYFRRRNQYIEKFAAAAFGLKKGSISDPVETEYGLHLIQVNDRKEGKPIDFEQNKVAIFNQYVTDLQQQIVDSERKTAKIDIKPVPPDFFPPITPQNVAPAPAAAPATKPAAAQPKPAAPK
- the purN gene encoding phosphoribosylglycinamide formyltransferase, translating into MADDAMTREPRTGPIKVAVCASGGGTTLQNLLDQIGDGRLDARVVHVVGSKAGIGAIARAEAAGVPASVALRAGKSLEAFSREVFDPIRAAGAELVVLGGFLALVEIPDDYAGRVINIHPSLIPAFCGKGFHGAAVHQAAVEAGVKVSGCTVHFADQTYDTGPIIVQRAVPVWAEDTAETLAARVFGAECEALPEAIELFAEGRLRVSGRVVSVVGDDPRRGS
- the ileS gene encoding isoleucine--tRNA ligase, which encodes MSTNAKPYKDTLNLPVTRFEMKANLNLREPKVQARWAETGLYGKIREAGKGKQRRVLHDGPPYANGDIHMGHLLNKVLKDVIVRFFTMKGYDSPYVPGWDCHGLPIEHKVMKDLGSKASTMSFPEIRDLCRVEALKWVGVQTGQFRRLGISGDFENPYLTLNPAYEAGVLDVLADLLARDEVFRQLKPLHWCIQDRTALAEAELEYRDETSTSVYVNFPMTAGVPAAWGEGPWHAMIWTTTPWSLPGNVAIALNPKIDYAGVRYADPADGRPVHAIVAVELLSKVMALRGVTEVVELGRCKGKDLEGATYRHVFIDRTGPLIMADYVSVDDGTGLVHNAPGHGVEDYQVCRALGLPTISPVDAAGRFTDEAPPELVGKNVFAANPVVVEMLRSAGALYHEFAFKHSYPHCWRCKKPVIQRATEQWFVGVDRNDLRGRTMEAIAGVKWIPGWGRTRIESMVAGRPDWCISRQRAWGVPIPAFGCEGCGTQVLTAESVRHVRDIVREKGADAWYTEPAESLLPPGTSCPKCGGGSFVKQGDILDVWFESGSSHRAVLSDEGRGLGFPAYLYLEGSDQHRGWFQSSILTAVGTTGRAPFEAVLTHGFILDEKGEKMSKSGGNAISAVKATETYGADVLRLLIASMDYADDVKIREAGIKEMSESYRKIRNTFRYMLGNLDDYAGFDGDSAGVPALREVDRWALGLLNDVVRDVTASYERFELYKAYQRLYEFCGVGLSSLYFDVLKDRLYAEAPDGEPRRAARFVLDRVLRALVRMVAPIVPHSAEEVWDFLPTDGEKAESVHLAAWPEADPAFDDPALKSRWERLFALRELVTLSIEPMRAQKLIGSSQGAVVTLTYPTEERAAAARADVELLTELFIVSEVKVVASGTGGDADLPLVTVEKSTHPKCERCWNQRESVGSDPAHPTLCARCAGVVAMLPAGG